One genomic segment of Paenibacillus durus includes these proteins:
- a CDS encoding AbrB/MazE/SpoVT family DNA-binding domain-containing protein: protein MMKSTGIVRKVDELGRVVIPIELRRTLGIGEKDALEIYVDGERIMLKKYEPACIFCGNAENVTYFKGKIVCNECISTIPAPVTN, encoded by the coding sequence ATGATGAAATCAACGGGCATTGTAAGAAAAGTAGACGAACTGGGACGGGTTGTCATTCCGATCGAGCTGCGCCGCACGCTGGGTATTGGAGAGAAAGATGCTCTCGAGATTTATGTCGACGGTGAACGGATCATGTTGAAAAAATACGAGCCTGCCTGCATTTTCTGCGGCAACGCTGAGAACGTTACTTACTTCAAAGGAAAAATTGTTTGCAATGAATGTATTTCAACCATCCCTGCCCCTGTGACAAATTAA
- a CDS encoding HD domain-containing protein → MQQPLTEEKVFKDPVHNYIHVQDSVIWRLINTQEFQRLRRIRQLGTTYLTFHGAEHSRFSHSLGVYEITRRIISQFERSGYKDWFPEERLVALCAALLHDLGHGPFSHSIEEAFQMNHEDWTCRIILENTGITEILKEVEEDFPQKVASVIRKKYEHDIVVNLVSSPLDADRMDYLLRDAYYTGVNYGTIDIDRILRVLRPYHGRVVVKESGMHAIEDYLMSRYQMYWQVYFHPVTRSSEIILRQVFRRAKQLFKEGYSFRFMVEPLTDLFRGEVSVQQYLQLDEALVQATFMQWTSEQDELLSDLCSRFIHRKLYKYVEMESLDMETIDDIRRSFASAGLNPEYDLEVDFPTDLPYDVFRPEEGFHGKQILLLDRQERLREISEVSDIVRSISGIHRGRYHLYYPQDKLEKALPMLPESIKELFDLR, encoded by the coding sequence ATGCAGCAGCCGCTCACTGAAGAAAAAGTATTTAAAGACCCGGTTCACAATTATATTCACGTACAGGATTCGGTCATTTGGCGCTTGATTAATACACAGGAATTTCAGCGTCTGCGCCGCATCCGGCAGCTTGGGACGACCTACCTGACTTTCCATGGAGCCGAGCACAGCCGGTTCTCCCATTCGCTAGGGGTATATGAAATTACGCGGCGCATTATCTCCCAATTTGAACGCAGCGGTTATAAAGATTGGTTCCCTGAGGAAAGACTGGTTGCGCTGTGCGCGGCGCTTTTGCATGATCTGGGACACGGTCCGTTCTCCCATTCTATAGAAGAAGCTTTTCAAATGAATCATGAAGACTGGACCTGTCGCATTATATTGGAGAATACTGGAATTACTGAGATTTTGAAGGAAGTAGAGGAAGATTTTCCGCAAAAAGTGGCTTCGGTCATCCGCAAAAAGTATGAGCATGATATTGTTGTCAATTTGGTGTCGAGTCCGCTGGATGCCGACCGGATGGATTATCTGCTGCGCGACGCTTATTACACCGGGGTTAACTACGGCACGATCGACATCGACCGTATTTTGCGGGTGCTTCGTCCTTATCACGGGCGGGTAGTTGTGAAGGAATCGGGGATGCATGCGATTGAGGATTATTTAATGTCCCGGTACCAAATGTACTGGCAGGTCTATTTCCATCCGGTAACGCGCAGCTCGGAAATTATTTTGCGCCAAGTATTCCGGCGGGCCAAGCAGCTGTTTAAGGAGGGCTACTCCTTCCGGTTTATGGTTGAACCGCTGACTGATTTATTTCGCGGCGAGGTGAGTGTGCAGCAGTATTTGCAGCTGGATGAAGCACTCGTACAGGCAACGTTTATGCAGTGGACCTCGGAACAGGATGAACTGCTCAGCGACTTGTGCAGCCGCTTCATTCATCGTAAACTGTATAAATATGTAGAAATGGAAAGTCTCGATATGGAGACAATTGATGACATTCGCCGCAGTTTCGCCTCGGCTGGACTGAACCCGGAATACGACCTGGAAGTTGATTTTCCGACAGATTTGCCCTACGATGTATTTCGGCCGGAAGAGGGCTTTCACGGCAAGCAGATTCTCCTGCTCGATCGTCAGGAACGGCTGCGTGAAATCTCCGAGGTGTCGGACATCGTCCGCTCTATAAGCGGGATTCACCGCGGCCGTTACCATCTCTATTATCCGCAGGATAAGCTGGAAAAAGCGCTGCCAATGCTTCCTGAATCCATTAAGGAATTATTTGATTTACGCTAA